Genomic segment of Eretmochelys imbricata isolate rEreImb1 chromosome 24, rEreImb1.hap1, whole genome shotgun sequence:
gtgtgtgtgtgtgtaacgctgcaccggggacagggtgtgagcactggctgtgtgtgtgtgtgtgtgtgtgtgtgtgtgtgtaacgctgcaccggggacagggtgtgagcactggctgtgtgtgtgtgacgctgcaccggggacagggtgtgagcactggctgtgtgtgtgtgacgctgcaccggggacagggtgtgagcactggctgtgtgtgtgtgacgctgcaccggggacagggtgtgagcactggctgtgtgtgtgtgtgtgtgtgtgtgtgtgtgtgtaaccctgCACCGGGGAcgggtgtgagcactggctgtgtgtgtgtgtgtgtgtgtgtgtgtaacgctgcACCGGGGACGGGTGTGagcactgggtgtgtgtgtgtgtgtgtgtgtgtgtgtaacgctgcACCGGGGACGGGTGTGagcactgggtgtgtgtgtgtgtgtgtgtgtgtgtgtgtaacgctgcaccggggacagggtgtgagcactggctgtgtgtgtgtgtgtgtgtgtgtgtaacgctgcaccagggacagggtgtgagcactggctgtgtgtgtgtgtgtgtgtgtgtgtgtgtgtgtaacgctgcaccggggacagggtgtgagcactggctgtgtgtgtgtgtgtgtgtgtgtgtgtgtgtgtaacgctgcaccggggacagggtgtgagcactggctgtgtgtgtgtgtgtgtgtgtgtgtgtgtgtaacgctgcaccggggacagggtgtgagcactggctgtgtgtgtgtgtgtgtgtgtgtgtgtgtgtgtgtgcgtgtaacgctgcaccggggacagggtgtgagcactggctgtgtgtgtgtgtgtgtgtgtgtgtgtgtgtgtaacgctgcaccggggacagggtgtgagcactggctgtgtgtgtgtgtgtgtaacgctgTATGGGAGACAGGGTGTGAGCCATGGCTGGGGGAGCTCCTGACTACTCCAGTCCTGGCCTCACCCCgttagggggtgctgtgggggtggcccgggggtgctggctctggggggcaaTGCCCCGTGCTGTCCCGCTGCGCTGGTGCCCTGCACTCACCCAAGTCCTCAATCTTCACCTCAGGCCCCATGGTGAACTGCGGGAGGGTGGGCACCGACTTCTCCCCGGAGTGCGAGGctgcaggcaggagagagaggagaagggtCACAGCCCAGGGGGACACCCCGGGAGCTTTCAGgggcccacccccagcccctacACTAACGAGCCAGGGGAGCCGCTGCCCCTGGGGCCGCCCCCGCTCCCGAAACCCCCTCCCAGGAGCCCCTGCTGGGCACGGACGCGCTGCCCCTtcacccgcccccaccccctgggcaTTCGCACACACACGTGCAAGGCTGTACTCACTGGAGGCACAGCACACAAACACCTTCATCTTCAGACAGGCCCGGCGGTGATTGTGCGTCGGGGTTGCTGCAAGAGAACGCGGAGCCCTGAGATCacacctgctcccccaccccgagggcccccccaccagccagggcagggggctgctgcCCCCAGGGGGAGCCTGGCAGGGCTTTAGGGAGGCTGCTGGGGTGCCACGGGGCCACACCGCAGCCGCGGATTCGCTCCCACCCTCGCGGGCCGCGAGACGCCCCCCTCAGATCCCGCCCCCCGGCGCCCTGGGGCTGCAGGCCGAGGCTGGGCAGGGAGCGCTGAGCAGCATGCGGAGCCTGTTGCTTTGCAGAGGCAGCTCTGGGCTTGCGGCTGCCCAGGGGGGACCCCTGCCCTGTGGGCTGCAGGCCGccccggcccccccgccccccgcccgggcccgggcccggccCCACGTACAGACGTAGTAGTACTCCTGGCCGGCGTGGAACTCGTAGCCCAGCGAGAAGGCACTGTAGCGCTGGAACTTCTCGGAGAACTTGATGGGGCTGTGGGGCGCGTGGGGGCGGTTGCACTCCCAGCGCTTGAAGCCCCGGCTGGCGTTGCAGGCGCGGTAGCCCTCCGCGTTCACCATGTAGAGCACGTACTGCTCCGTCCTGCGCGCGGGCACCGAGTCGTTGTAGTGCGGGCAGTAGATGTCCAGGTAGTCGTTGACGTTCACCTGCACCGTGTAGCCCTCCCGGtgcaggctggggggagagcgCCAGCGTCAGGGGGGGCAGGACCCCTCAGGACCCCCGCCCTGCCAtactgccccccagggcccctggCCTCGCTTCCAGGTGCGCcgccctgggccctgccccacacctgcaGGGAAGGGACCCTCAGCCGCATCCCTGTGCCCCCCGCCGTCCGTACGAACCACCTCCGCCCAGACAGACCTCAGACAGGGGCAGCGACccagctgggaactgcagctgcccagagccctggctTTGCACAAGGCCCCAGGGGTTTCTCCCTGGCCAGGGCTTCGCCCTTCCCGTGTCCAGGCCTGGCCAcagggcagggtggagggggggggcctGCATGGGGGCCATTTTCCCAGCTGCCACTGGAGGCAGCACCGATCCTCACATTCATGGAGCTGAGAaacgcccccccagcaccccgcaAGCAAAGGGGGGGCAGCGGCTCAGGCACCTGCCTGCCCCTCCAGACACTGGAGtgcggcgcggggggggggggtggtggttccGGGCCCTGCCACACGCCACGGCTCAGAGAAAGGATTTTTCACCCTGTTCCAGCTAATCCCGTTACTGTGTTAATCCCGTAAAGGGTGGCCCTGCGGGAGCCTCATTTACATCGATTACAGCGGCAATCCCCTCAGATCCACTCAGGAGAGACTCCGGCACTCCTAATCCAGGCCTGACTGAAACCCCGGCCGGTGATAATCCTCCCAGCCAACCCGCTGACCTGCCACAGGCGCTGCGAGGTGCTGGCTCCGCACACCGACGGGAGCCATGGCACTGGGCTCAGGCCACGATCCcgctccctgctctgggctgaGCGGGGGCCAGACGGCTGGAACCCTGCAGTCCCGGCTGCAGCGCATGCTGGCTGAGTCCCGGCAGGAGCCTGGGAGCGCGGCCAATGGGGCCGAGGGCTGGTTCATTTACACCATGGCCCTGACTGCCCTGGGGCCCATCTGGGGACACCGGAGCGTTTGCTGcttgcctccccctgccccccacccgctCACTCCCATCCCGCGCTCTGTCCCGGCTGCATCCAAGTCCCAAACAGAGCCAGGCCGTGCAACGGAATTTCAAATCCCCCTGTCACGGCTCCACATATCTCTGACAGGCACTGACCCCCCAGTACACGGCAATCTGCTCCTGCAGGCTGGCGCATGGCCGGGCACCACCCGGCCCAGCTGAGAGTAGGGGCTGCCAGAAATGGGGCAAGAAGGATAGAGGGGACCGAGTCCACAAAGCCCAGCTCCTGGGGGGCACAGATCCCCCCATCCTCAATGCTGCCCCACGGAGCAGGGCCCTGCTCCAGGGCTTGGATCGCTGGTGAGGCTTCCTGGCCAGGCGAGGAGATGCTGGCACAACCCCCATGCTCTCCCCATTCCAAGCAGCTCCTTCGCGTCCTGCCCAGGCTATGCCCCCCGGTACCGCCAGAATTACGTCTCATCCCACCCAGCACCGGGCCCCCGCCAGCTCACAGGGACTCTGACCATCGGCCCAAGCCGGTGTCTAGCTCAGGGCAGCTCCTGGGTTCTTCACCACCCTGGCGTGGGATCGCTCTAGCCCTGGCTCTTATCGCAGCGCCTCCCACTCTGTCTCTGTCGCCCTGCTAGCGAGATGGCTGGAAAGGAACGGGAATATTCTAGGCAGCACTGGGCACAAAGCAGGGTGTGTCCAGCCGGCCAGCGTCTAGCCGTGTGTCCCTGCTCTGCACATGCAAGCAGGGGGCCAGGCTGGCTGTTCCTGGAGGTGTTGCCAGGTGGCGTGCCCAGCATATGGTCAGAGCCCTACCCTTGGTTCACCCATTGTGTCCCCACCCCTCCAttccctgctcctgctgctccccGGGCGCacggggcagagaggagtgggaCACCGGAGCTGTCAATCTGGCTGCTGCAAACAGTCCCCAGGTCCCTGCAAGCCTCCCCCTCCGCCCTCCCACTTCGTCCCAGGAGCCACGGTGCATCCACCGCCTACCCCACGCGGAGCCGTGCAGGGCCAGGGCTCCCCATTCCCCAGCTCCGCTCTGCCCTGCCATGGAGACGGGGGTGCAGGGCTTTGCTCAGCCTGGACGGCCAGCCCCGCTGCACACGCTTCCAGCCCCTCTCACTTCACTCTCCTCCCGCGGCCAAGGCCTGCCATCTGGAGGCgcaggctggctgcaggcagggcaccgagcccagcagcacccaggggttCCACGCTtctgccagcccctgcccaggTCCCCGTGCCCCACTGAGAGATGGGGAGAACCCTCCACGCAGCTTGGCCAGCGACAGGGACATGCACGCAGGCCCCTAGCAGCTCAAACAAAAGGGGCTGAACCTCCATACCCCATGCCCAGCTGGCACAGGGGCAGTGGCTCCCAAACACCCCTCATGCTCcttcttctctgccccccccaacagaccagctgcctctggccCTGGCAGAACTGCCCTCACCCCCTTGATCCCCAGGGCGACCCACCCTGCTGCCCTCTCTGGCGCTTGTCAGCCCTGTATCACAGTGCCAGGGTCTGGCGCTTCGCAATGGACATCAGGGCATGTCCCCACCTCGAACCGCCagctcaccccctcccaggaacACCCGGGCCAAGCCCGCCTGGAGCCCTTCTCCATGCTCTGAAGGCACATCCCATCACAGAACAATGCATtagaatgggaaaaggtgcagagaagggccacAAAAAACCAtcagggggatggaacagcttccgtatgagcaGAGATTAAATCTGGGTtggttcatcttggaaaagagccgactaagggggatatgacagagggctgtaaatcacgactggtgtggggaaagcgaagagggaagtgttatttaccccttcgccTAACAtgagaaccaggggtcatccaatgaaatgaacaggcagcaggtttaaaacacacaaggaagtacttcacacaacgcacctgcggaactcattgccaggggatgttgtgtaGGCCTAAAGTACAACTCGGTTCAGAAAAGACTGGACAAGTTCCTGGAGGAGAAtgaatggctgttagccaagacagtcagggacgcacccccatgctctgggagtccctcAACTTGggactgccagaggctgggactggacgacaagggatggatcactggataatgccctgttctgttcactcctggGAACCATCTGGCACCGGCCGCTGTCAGAGACAGAACCCGGAGTTAGCTGGACCCAGGATGGCCGTTATCTCATCTCCCTGAGCCCGTGAAGGGAGTGGGGAAGAAAGTCTCTCTGAGCAGCAATGCCAAGTGCCAAACAGATGGCTCCATCCCCTGCAATCcctgcccatctctgctccccGAAACCCAGCATGCTGGATGCTGACTGCTATGGAGTGGCCTAGCTGGGAGCCACGCCCCATGGGCTGCACAGCCCGGAGCTGGGGCCTGACACCCCGAGACGGGCACCAGGCTggatcccctcccccatcccagatcTCATGCGGGCCCCAAGCCACTACAGATGTAAGGGGGCAGATGGTGAACACCCCCCCAGCACAGGAGGCGttaggagaacccaggagtcctgtgtgTTCAGTAGCAAGCCATGGCCTGTGGAGGCCAGATTCATGCCAACATCGCTGGATGGGTGCCCTGCCCCAGACACACCGGAGCTCCGGGGAGACACAGTGACCCAGCTGTACCCCCCTCCAACTTCCCAAGCAACGGCCCCCCCCGTCATCGATCACCCATCTCCCCTAGCTCCCATGGCAGTGCCTGGTTACCCTGGGGTCTCCCCTCCGGGACTCAGGCAGATCCCCCCGTCCCCAGCAGAAGCGGCTCATTCCAGGGAaggtggccagcagggggcactgcgGCAGGCAGCAGTTATCGGGCAGGGGGGACCAGGGGGGCTTCGGCTTACCCGGTGCGACCCCATCTGGCCCAGCAGCGGGGCAGTCCCTAGCGAAGCGATAGGGACCAGGGGGCGGCTGGgtagcaggagcagggcctggcccTGTGAACGCCACACAGTGCAAAGACCCCACAGCCCCGCCCGCACACTGCCTGTACAACCCTGCCAGTCCCCACTGAGCGAGGGCCCGAAGCCAGGCGGATGGGTAATTCCTCCCCCAGCGCCAGCCAGCCAGCGAGGTGACGCCCCAGCGTGGAGCCAGAGACCTTTCAAGTGCTGCCTTTGATGTGGTGTGAAAGGAGAGAAAAAGGCTCGTTATTAAAGAAACAGCCCCGAGCCCGGAGCAAATCGTGTCATTAACTCCGCGTGGGACCCGGGGCAGCAGGCAGGAGCCCAACTGACCGGCCGGGGGTCCTGCTGGATCAGCCCCCTGGGCTGACACCACCCGGCTCACGgagccccgctccccacaggGTTCACTGCATGTCTTGGCTGGcggcccccagagcccagggcccctgcctggcccccgcCGTGGAACAAGCCCCCAGGGCCCCACAGCCCAGGACGGAGCCACTGTGAGCGGGAACAGCCGCCTTCATCTTGGGCTGCCCCGGGAGGATGGCACCACACCAGCCCAGCCTCTCCCACAGGGGCCCATTAGAGCCAGCTCCTGATAAACAGCCTCGTTAAGGAGCCCCTCCGCTAGcccctggagggggagggggcatttcccgggtgctgaggctgctggagagaCGGGCTGCCAGGCGTGGGGGGGCGGGCGTCCCACTGGCTCCGTGCTGACAACCCGCTATGGTGCACCGGCGCGAGGCTGGGGAGCTTCCAAGCGCCCCGGCACGGCGTGGTCCTCCCCGTGGGCAAGCCCCTCACAGGGCTGGGGAGTGTCCGCTGGGGTTCAATGGGGCAGCaagggtgagagctcctgcacaCAACGGAGGCACTGggatctccccccactcccacagcaccccctgctgggagtggctgggatcgccccctgcagccagcacgcccccccgttccccacagcgccccctgctgggaaggGCTCGGCTAGCCCAGCCGgaatctccccctgccccacgtTCTAGGTCAGTCTTTTGGCGCTGAGTGGCTCACACTAAGCTGCTGTTTCTGCTGGGGGCACGGACTAGGGGGCACGTCACGCTCCCCGCCAGCACCCGGCCTGGGACCACATTCGGCGACGCATCCCGGGCACGTTGCACAGACGctgagaagctgctgctgccccagccaccgTCTGCCCCCACGAACgcagcagccccagctgggctccGACTCCACAGCCCTACGTCCCTGGAACCACAGGTCCCACCAGGGGACTCGCCCCCCTCCCGCACTGGTCCATCTCCCCgcgccctgagccccagcaggcgaGTGGCCAGAAGCAGAACCAGCTGGTCGGGAATCTGGGACGAGCAGGCTCTGTGAGCTGCCCCAGCAGCGGCGAGCTCTCCCCTACTTGCTCTCAGACTTTGCACCCACAGCACGACTGGGGAGCGcatgggacagacagacacactcaGCAagagcctggcccagccctggcagCCAAGGGCCTAGGGTGCCCCAATCCGAGAAGGCAGCTTCCACAGGCTCCACTTTCAGCCCCATCCTGCTCCGGCTCCTGGCCTGGTGTGGAATTTATGGGTGTGGAATTTACGGGATTAAGGTGCCCCGGCCCcttcccacacagaacccccacccTCGGGGCGGGCAGCCCCAGACACTGCACGAACCACGGCTGCCATTCCAGGGCCTGCCCCCCAGGCCATGATCGACCTTGGCCGACCGTCCCCGGGAGGCCCCGGCTGCAGGCAGCGcgggctctgccagctcccagagcGTGGCTCCCACAGGGTTAAGCGCAGGAGCGGAATGGGCTGCATCCCTTCTGCACGGCTGCGTTTCTAGACCAGAGCTTTGCGAGGCAGCGGCGCCCTCCGTCACCATCGGAGCCGGGCAGGTGGATTCCCCTGGTGGAcccttcccggcccggccccgaCAGGACACTGGCTACCCAGCAAGCCGCAGCCTGGCGGCTGCTCCGCTCCCATCCGCCGCGATCAACGCGGGCTGAGGACTGCACGCTGGCTAACGCATGGTGCAGCGCAGGGCTCCCCGCAGCCGGGCCACCCCAGCGGGACCAGCCCGGGCACCGGGCCAGCCCCACGCACCCCGCTGGCCCTGGCGTCTCATCCCGGTGGCGGCTACTCACTGAAGCCAAGGAGCAGCAGCACAGCTAGGAGGGGGCCTGGGTGGCACAGGAGACCCCGGGCGCCCCCCTCTCACAGGGCCCAGCTCAGGCCCCTTGGAGACACCGGgcggcccctccccagccaggcggCCCCTTTGTCCGGCCCTGGGAGCCGGGCCCTGCCGCTGCAGCCAGGGCTCATCGATTGGCTGGTGAACAAAGACGTGCCACTGATTTCCGTGCCCCTTTCAGCCGTGTCCTGCGGCAGCCAGAGGCAAAGCCGCAGCGACCGACAGGGCCAGGTGAAGCCGGCAGCGGCCAGACAGCCGGAGAGACACCCCGCCCCGGGGAGCGCCGCCCAGACCGTCGCCAGCAGCCCGCCCCGCCCTGGCCGCGGGAGCAGCCCCCCCAGAcagccctctgcccacacacCCGGGGCAGGCAGAGCCCCACACGTGCACGGTGCTCCAGACACGCTGTGCGTGCAACACGCGTTGTCACCGCAGAGCCGTGCACATGCAGAGCCCCCCGCGAGCGCACGGACACGCTCCTGGCCCATCTGCAAGTCACACGCCCCGCGCATTCACACCATGAATGGCGAGGCCCCCCCGGGGCCCCCGCCCCCGGCCGCCACAGCCCAGGCTTCCCCGACACTtggccgaggtgctgggggtggggggtcaagGCTGGGTGTGAAGAGAGCAGCGCCGCCCGCCCACCCAGCTCCCCAGAGCCCACCGGTTCCCCCAGCTCCCCGCACCTCCACCCCCACGGCCCTACAATCCTTTTAATCGCTGGTAAAGCCCAAACCTTCCCGGCTTCGCTAACAAGATCAATGAGCTTTTTAATTGGGTTTTAATTAAACGATCAATCCACAGGCAGCGACTCAATTACTGGCCTGGACAGGAGCAAGCGGATCCACCCCGGCACCGCGTGCCCCTCCACAACCCGCCCCACGCCCATGGCACCCTGGCACCGCGTGCCCCTCCACAACCCGCCCCATGCCCATGGCACCCCGGCACCACGTGCCCCTCCACAACCCGCCCCACGCCCATGGCACCCTGGCACCACATGCCCCCTCCACAACCCGCCCCACGCCCATGGCACCCCGGCACCGCGTGCCCCTCCACAACCCGCCCCACGCCCATGGCACCCCGGCACCGCGTGCCCCTCCACAACCCGCCCCACGCCCATGGCACCCCAGCACCGCGTGCCCCTCCACAACCCGCCCCACGCCCATGGCACCCCGGCACCGCGTGCCCCTCCACAACCCGCCCCACGCCCATGGCACCCCGGCACCACGTGCCCCTCCACAACCCGCCCCACGCCCATGGCACCCTGGCACCACGTGCCCCCTCCACAACCCGCCCCACGGCCATGGCACCCTGGCACCGCACGCCCCTCCACAACCCGCCCCACGGCCATGGCACCCTGGCACCGCGTGCCCCTCCACAACACGCCCCACGCCCATGGCACCCCGGCACCGCGTGCCCCTCCACAACCCGCCCCACGCCCATGGCACCCTGGCACCGCGTGCCCCTCCACAACACGCCCCATGGCCATGGCACCCTGGCACCACGTGCCCCTCCACAACACGCCCCATGGCCATGGCACCCCGGCACCACGTGCCCCCTCCACAACCCGCCCCATGGCCATGGCACCCTGGCACCACGTGCCCCTCCACAACACGCCCCATGGCCATGGCACTCTGGCATCACATGCCCCTTCACAAGCCCCATGGCCATGGCACCCTGGCACCGCATGCCCCCTTCACAACACACCCCATGGCCATGGCATCCTGGCACCGCACGCCCCCTTCACAATCTGCCCCATGCCCATAGCACCCTGGCACTGCGCACTCTCTCCCAAGCAGCCCCATGCCTATGGCACCCTAGCACGACTTGCCCCCTTGCAACCCACCCCACACCCATGGCACTCTGGCACAGGCGCCCTTGCAACCTGCCCATGGCATCCTGGCACAGTGCGCCCCCTCGCAACCCACCCCATGCCCACAGCATCCTGGCACCATGTGCCCCCTCACGGCTTGCCCCACGCCCACTGCACCCAGCCAAACGAGGCAAGGACGTCCCTCCCAGGTGTgacaccagccccctccccaccagcagcacaggcccctccccaccagccccaagCATAAGATGCCCCCAACCCCAGGGGTCATCAGCCTGCAGCCTGCCCTGGTCTcggaccccaccccctgccatgcAGCAGcatccttctccccccaccaagCCCTGCAAACATGCCGTGACTCACTGGGCACTTTCGGTGAACACCCTTAACCCCAGGGGCACcagctcctcccagagcctggcacCCAGCACACCCCCACTCCCGCCTGTCAGGCCAGGCGGCGCCAGAGCAGCCAGGGCCCCACGGCCCCTGGATCCGGCCACGGGAGGGAGCACTCAGGCTGCCTCAGGAAGGGATCTGTGCCCCACAGGGATGCCAGCATAAGGCTGCTCAGAGCTGCCCACTACGCCAAGCGCCGTTCGGTCCTCTCCAAGTTGTGGGAGCCCGGGAAGGGAAAGGAGCCTGGCTCCATGCCGGAGCTGCCCTGAGTCAAGGACCGAGCCACACCCACCGTGCGTGGGATCCCAGGGATGGGCCGCGCGGCCAGGCCGGGCAAGGTAATTACAGGCTGTAACGTGGAAATCACCACccgcccctgcctggggctgcacagcagcgccccacagcccccctccccgctggaGCGTaccccacagccagtgcccccctGCTAGAACgtgccccacagccagcccccacaCCACTAGAGTCCTCCCCTGCCGCACTGGAGCatgccccacagccagcacctcaCAGCATCCCACTGGagttttccccacagcccccccccccgactggagcacgccccacagcccccccactccccctgctggAGCGCGCCCTACAGCCCCCCCCACTGGCGGACATCCCACAGCCATCTCCTCACAGGCTTCCCCCACTAGAGtgtgccccacagccccccctcccctgctggagcATACCCCACATCCAGTACCCCGCCCCACAGGACCCGCGGCTGGGAACagccaccccacagccaggacACTCTGCTGCCCAGCAGGTCCTCTCCTGACAGCTCCCCCCAACAGCCAGCACCCCCACCCAACTCCCCACTGGGAAAGGCCAACCctggagtagccaggagctccccccaTAGCTGTCCCCACACCCCTTGGTGCTACACAGGGCAGTGATCTGTGGCGCTGGGTTGGAGTACAGGGCAGGCCGGTGctcaggaaggggcagagggtctctcactccagccagggggtgcagcagccccctggCACCCGTAGTTCCCCCCTAGGGCCACAGGGGTCCCTGTGATGCAGGGTGCATGGCCAGCCACTGTGACGGTAACTCTGGCTGCCTGCCCGCGCCCCTCCACCGGGAAGGGATCCGCTCACTGGCCCTTCCCCAGCGCCTGCCCTCCACCGCTGGGACGGTCTCCAGCTGGAGCCACTGGCCAACCCAGTCTGctgggggctcaggctggaggatGCTTTGCACCTTCATTGGACCCAGGAGTCCCCTGACCCCACGTCCTCCTCCAAGctggggaatagaacccaggagtcctggctcccgggtCACTGGTCTGACCCACGAGCTCCATTTCCCAGTAGaggagcccccctgcccccagcgggCACAGTGCTGCCAGGGGGCTAGCGGggagcacagccccctcccacccccagggcagagaggctgctgctctCAAGGGCTCTCTCCGGGTCTCCCTCGCTCGCTCCCGTTGCCTTCAGCACAGAACCAGCCAGAGAGAAGATGCCTTGAACCGCTGCTGGGGGGCTGCACACAAGGCCcaagccctcccccgccccccctgcctGGCAGGACTCCACAACCAGCCTCCTGCTCAGCTCAGGCCACCCGACACTTGGATGCCCAGGGTCACGTGTCTGCCCCCTGGCCCTGCGCAGCTAGATCCCCATCCCCCGTTCTCACATGGGCCTCGGGATGGCGGGATCGACACCCGccatgcactgctgcctcccagcaCTGGGTGCGTCTGCCCAGGGCACCatgcagatgggggaggggaggagtctgCCCAGGGCACCATGCAGATGGGGGAGCGGTCACTGCAGGGGTACAAAcagcccagacagacagacacgggCAGGAGAGGCTGCTTTGCTGTCAGGGGGCTCCACGCAgccggctggggtggggagccccaggGACCCGGCTGCACAGGGAGATGGGGACAGTCCCTGCCTGCACCAGACCTCCCCCCGAGTGGCCGTTTGGGGTGAGCTTGGTTCCCCTCCCGCAAGGGGGTGAAATGATGGAAATATTGGGGGGGTGCAGACGGGCTGTCCACTGACTCCCCTGAGCCCTGTCTGTG
This window contains:
- the EFNA3 gene encoding ephrin-A3; translation: MAARLAALLSLLPLLLLSQGPAGTVCNRHAVHWNSSNPHLHREGYTVQVNVNDYLDIYCPHYNDSVPARRTEQYVLYMVNAEGYRACNASRGFKRWECNRPHAPHSPIKFSEKFQRYSAFSLGYEFHAGQEYYYVSTPTHNHRRACLKMKVFVCCASTSHSGEKSVPTLPQFTMGPEVKIEDLDNFNPENPKLEKSISGTSPKREHLPLAVAAAFFLMSLLAS